The genomic DNA ccccctcgacctcTCGTCGTCGCCCGCCTCCATCGcagggcctcgtcgccgcctccgtcaacaCCACCTCCTCTGTCGCTGCCGCGCCCTTGTTCGTCGCGaggcctcctcgtcgccgcctctgtcACGCACGCCGCCCTGTTGCTGGCCGCCTCCGCCCTGCGTTTGCTTCGCTTCGTCCTCACCTCCGCCTTCCCGCCACCCCGACCACCGTCGACCGcacgaggtccgccggcactagCGTCGGGAACGTAccgctcttgctgacgcaagcccaccggcttgtgtcagcaagggccttttttattgtttagttagaaaataaatagaaattagtagtaattagttagaaaatcaatagatatttgtatattagttagaaaatcaaattagtggaaattagtagtaattagtagtaattagttagtccCGGGTTACGAAgggctccgcctaggttagaaattaatcgttcccgcggccacctcgctccgtccccgcctccgccgtcccgccgccccggccacctcgtcgcccaacctaggcaccgtcgaccACGTGAGGTCCGGCGGCACTAGCGCCAGGAACGAATTTGTtataaaatcaatagatatttgtatattagttagaaaatcaaattagtaggaattagtagtaattagtagtaatttgctagaaattccaataaatatgtataaattagtagaaatttggtagaaattcgtacaaagtactactaatgtgttgaaatggcagacgacgagaccgcaaggtatctcatggtactggcgacaaccttccaatatcgtacaccaatgaagagggcacccaggcggacttatgtccgccgatgggaatgaagagcatgagccccagcaacacctttcCGCGGCgaaaggttccggcgaggtatatattgtattgtttcacgccaccgttactactacgtactaattaacgaatcttgaattgttagccctctggatcgacgaaagggcagaagacccgaggtcgtacaaaggtgatgaaagggaggcttgtcatcacgaaagtgacagaagagggcaggccggttgctcccgagaaaatAGCAAAGAACTacatgagtcagatcggggtaatcgtccaggacaacatgcctatcagcatcagagaatggaagggcagaagcactaatccgtacgccctcccagagacagaaaagaatatactgtaggaagatgtcaagagacatttcacattccccgaaggatatattgaaaaggatgtgaaagcgtggacgctgaagaagatggctacacaattccagacattcaagaagatgttggatgccaactacattaagaagggccgaacttcggacttcaatgcgtggccaaagttgagggaccactgggagacatttgttgaatataagaggagtgaagacggtgtgaaaaagatcctgaccaacactacaaatgctggtcagaagggctaccatcatcatctagggcggggtggttatggcacagcaattcccaaatggaggaagatggaacaagatctgatcgaacggggaatcgtacctgcaactattgaatggcccgaacgatcaaaaaattggtattacgctcatggaggctccttGAGAcaagaggatgggatgttgattttcaatgacacaatacgtgagaaggccgaacgtcttatgaagaacattgaagattctaaggctgggaggttgaaggtggaccgagagaatgatgagctcacattggccctcggtaatcctgagcacccaggatgttgccgagggttcagggtcattccgtggaagtttgctttccaagGCGACaacgcatcgtacagaagccgcaagagaagaaaggaacacatcgaggagagctggcggcagatgctagaatccaaagtgcaggcacaagaagaaagaatgttggagaaAATCAATCGTTGAGTGGCTCACGCAGTTacagagttggcccaatctggagcattgccgaatccaaactacgccagcccttctcaacacctcttgagcagttgtgcttctataggggtccccgatgcgcagacgcccaggttacctgtggaggagcaacggttccccgtggatgccatcacgcaacgcaccacatgtgagctgcatgcaccggtcggcaacctcactattaaggtatacttatacataatatttatgcaatcttgttaattgatccatgcctcgtgatcagagtttaataacttgtttacttctgctatatgtacaggtatcgtacgggagtgcgttagcaaccttGGCGGgacagagcagtcatggcatggagattccacctggctacgccagcgtccgtgtagagcaaattgttgatagccaatatgaaggcctagagctcgacctcccgggaggcgacggggaaaggacactagcagatgtgcttcatgggatcattctatggtgaaaACGCTACATTatcattcccggcacggagccatctcctcagagctcaagaccgctccccgtagatccccagcatcgaccttctcctcatagctcgagatcatcatctcctgcacaacctgctggAAGACCGTTGCTTTCTGctctatcaaggtctccatctccaccacatcttggtggtgggagcgacgatgataataacaacacccctccccgatcaccattgccaggactaagagcagcccTGATGAAGGAACCTACAGCACCACTAAAGTAGTCACGAGCACCAcatcccaagcaaagacagagaaagaagaaaacaaaggagcctgaagtgactcgtaagaaacgctgggaggcaatgaggcatgcagaacagtgggcagaaatccaagcagaggccagtgcgtggttcaagaaacaaaccaaagaaaaaaaagcaagggagatggagccaccgcaaGTAAATTGAAGagatttaaaattttttatcaggatggaagaaggagccaagaaaaggataccactactatcaaactatgaacgggctttagtaaaggctgatgagagggacaaaaggaaaggaaagtcatcttccagtggtgctgtccccgacctcaggaatttatcaaaaaaagacgctcaaaaggtagcagcaatgcccttggatcgacaagcacaagtattgaaattcatggaagaaaccggtatgggacttgatgaatgtttagggcaagttgagccgccagctgcaccgctagttgaaccgagatggacttttgagctaggcaaatctctagtaaggcctAAGTTGGTACGGAagttatcaacaaagatgtaggaattccatcaatggtacatgaaggtgtcagctgactcgagggagatgtcgggccttaagataaaactgatagatttttacggtgaaggcgagaaagttctgtggctagacttccaggatatatatgaagtgtaccatcatgatgccctggatgtctctctgatcagcgcttgggttctgtaagtgtccatttatctacatgtaaattttgcctcatatcattatttttttacgTACGTCAccatactaacttcgtcttccattttacaTAGCATGCTAATTCATACGTGCCGAcaagaggcgtacctacatattggcttcatggatccatccgtagttaaccaaaaacaaatacaattatcgccggaaaaaacattggtggaagtatacaatttcctagacaaacaaaaagtcaaggatttcatactactttcatacaacttcaagtaagtgtgtgtataccgtctactttcgttgtctttttccttacctgattaattaGTTAGCTCTattatgcatgaacattttacgtacgcagcttccactggatcctcattataattgaacttgaaagaagccacgtcactgtcttcaattcgttgaggaaagatccggtggagtaccaagacatgcaagacatgctaggcttgtaataattctggacctttatctctatgcaaaagtttgtttcctcaattttatccctgttacactatatcattcattattctaatctgcagcgcatggaaacaattcatgaggacacacaaaggttcattcaaagaaaaacttacatggaacacagacttcctggtacgtatgaagtctgcacatttagtacattatataacacgaatatttcataaattatttttttccacactaaagtgcttaagataggaacccgggaataatctatgtggctactacatctgtgagcacatgcacagttttatgggatccaagggactaaagatgacgccgcacaactttaaagtacgtaaaataaaactattactagttaattattttctagctctttatatttaattgttcatgtaacattcacaaattttcaaattatagatgttaaatattcaacaaggactcttgaagaaagaaagagtagcgacAATATGTGAAGAGGTGGTAAATctacaaggagaattttattacgaggtggtaaatctacaaggagaattttattacaatggacgacaattagatgctccgagcaacacctcgacaggaagattgtagatatataatttgatttgtatatataatacgtgctaagatcgatttgtatatatagttgatttcattatactagttgaattgtgtatatatatagtaattgtataattacaaatttcatttgtttaaatactagttgatttcattataaaaaaaagtctcaactactaaaggttaataAAAGGGTCGCGGTACGtattatgcatgaaaatttcaggcatcatgcagggcgccatgcatgaaaatttaagtaggactttagtcccgattgggaaagccaaccgggactaaaggggaaccctttactcccagttgcttttaccaaccaggagtaaagggcCTATCCCGCGCGTGGCATGgaggtgacctttactcccggttgaaagacccgggactgaagatccccccttttatcccgattggtttatcccagaTGGTTTTTCGGGAGCACCCTACCAAACGGAACTAAAggccagttctctactagtgtatgtTCATTAATTCTATTGTAGTTCTGAATAGTGCTCAAGTAGTGGACTTGCAATGTCATTGACAAAGTATATATTGACTACTCTAGCACTAGAAATTAAACTAACAATGATCTTTGATCAAAATATATTGTGATTCTATTTAGATTACTTTTAACTCAGACGTTGCGCGGTGACAAACAAATTAGATTCATGTATGAATCAGAATCCGGCTCAATTCATATGGATGGTAATGATTTATATCCATGCGATCCGGTCCACTTACAGCCTTACTGCTCCAGGTTGGCATTGTCAGGCTGGGACTAGATTAAATCAGATCATCGAGTCATTACTCACCACCACAATGTACTTGCATTGGGAAGTTGGCACATGTTTGAGACTTCACATGACCCTTTACCATGTACTACAGAGAAGGTAACCAATGATGAGTTGTTACAGTAATGGTATGACGATGACGGTTGTCCTACTAGACGCAAGCACGTTCAACTCTACGCTCATCACATGCACGGCTGCCAAGCTTTTTcagtgagcacatgcacaggctgctttctcacagctaaTTCGTCGTACTCCATATCGCATAGCTGTATACTTCAACGAGAGTCATCCGCTTGTTCAGTACACAGCGCACTTACCTATAATATAAGAACTTGCTAGCAAGCTAACAGCCACCTGGTGAAGTGCTAATCCCAATATTGGAAGTTTGGACAGGGATTAGCTCTTGTAAGTTGATCAATGGCATGCTTTCCATATTACTTCTGCTTATATCTTTGTTTGACATACGGTTTGGTTTGGGATCACAGATCGCCGCCAGTCGGAGGTAGCAACGAACCATGGCCAGAGGGCCGCTGGACCTTTGGAACGAGTGGGCGACCCAGATCCTCGTACTGCTGAGCCTCAAGCTCCAGGTTGtcctcctgctcctcgccgGGATTCGCCGTCGTCAAGCCTCCCGTGTGCTGACGTTCATCCTTTGGGTGGCGTACCAGCTGGCTGATTCTACTGCGATATACGCTCTAGGGCACCTCTTCCTCAGTAATGCAGCACGCGACCACCAACTGGTAGCCTTCTGGGCCCCgttcctgctgctgcacctTGGTGGCCCGGACAACATTACAGCCTATGCGCTCCAGGACAATGAGCTCTGGCTGCGGCACCTGCTGACACTCATCGTGCAGGTCCTTGGAGCAGCTTATGTGCTCTACAAGCACATCGCCGGGAACGGATCCATGATCGTGCTGGCAGCCATCTTGATGTTCACAGTCGGTGTTGTTAAGTATGGGGAGAGGACATGGGCGCTCAGGTGCGGGAACATGGACAGCATTCGGAGAGCTCTCAAGCAGCAAACACCCCCTAGACATAATCATATTCACCGTCATGACCAATGGCTGGACGAAGAAGAACTCCAGGTGCGGCGTGCTCATTCCCAATTTCATATCTGCAAGCGTGCCATTGTTGATTCTTCAGACGACATCGATTCACATGACACTGCTGGCACCACCGAGTTGCTTGGGACTGCAAACCAGGAAACTTGGTATCAAGAAAGGGAAAGCCACATGTGGACGATGATGGAGATGGAGCTCTCCCTCATGTATGACATCCTGTACACGAAGGCGGCCGTGATCCACACCTGGTTTGGTTACTGCGTCAGGCTTGTCTCGCCAATTGTGGCTGCGTCCTCACTCCTATTATTCCACTTGAGTGGGAAAGAAGGCCACAGCAGGGTTGACGTTGCTGTCACATATGtgttgctggctggtgccttGCTCCTGGAGTCAATTTCTCTGTTGAGCGCCCTGGGGTCAACCTGGACATTTGCCTTCTTGTATGCTACAAGCTGGACGTGGCTTCGGTACACATTTTTATGCAGCGGAAAGTGGGATCAGCTTCGCCATGCGGTTGTATATCTTCGCCGACTTGTCAAGATGATCACCGGAGGAAGAAGCAGCAGATCAGCAAGGAGATGGTCCGGCGCCATGGGGCAGTATAACATGCTTCACTTTTGCACACGCAACAGGCCAACAAGATCTCTGTTCGGCATGCTGGCGGTGATGCTCGGATCCAAGGAGTTGTGGGACAAGAAGCACTACTCTGGCACAGATCAGATCTCAGACATGATCAAGAAGGTGGTGAACAAATATATACATCGACTGCACGAGATGGGGAGGTTCAATGCACTTGGCGTGCTGAGGAAGAAGTGGAGTCAGGAAGCACTGGAGCGTTGGAAATTGTATGAAAGGGTTCGTGAGTACATCGGAGTTGAGCTCCAGGAGGGTGTCATCATCTGGCACATTGCCACTGACATTTTCCTCGCCTGCAGCGCTGCCGAAAGGGGACTGGAAGAGGTGAAAGCTGTAAGGGCAATGTCTAATTACATGATGTTCCTGCTCGTGGACCGACCGGAGATGCTACCGGGCCTTGCTCAGACCAGGTTGTATGAACGAACATGCATGAATTTGGTGGAAATATGGGAAAACGCTGAGCACCCGACACCCCGTCACGGTGGGAACACGTTCACTACGCTATTCCGCCTGCGTGATGACCCTAATTCTTATTCTAGGATGGAGGAGATAGAGAAGCTTGCCAGCATCCTCCGCGGAAGAGACCCAAACTTTAGCAACAAAGCTCCTCGTCTTTCCTATGCAACTATAATTGCCAATATACTGCTCGAAAAAGAGACAAGTTCGTCCCTGCAATTGCTTCTTGAGGTGTGGACAGACATTCTAGTTTACGCAGGCAACCGATGCAGTAGGGAGTCCCACGCTAAGAAGCTCAACGATGGTGGTGAGCTGATAACCATCCTATGGCTTATGATAGAACACCTTCACCAAGCTTCTCTCGACACGCAAGGAAAGCCATAATGAATCAAGTGTGGACATACACCATAAAGATGTTGGCTAAGAATTTTTACTATACATTTATGTACTTTTGTTTGCATTGCATGAAAACCTAATTGATTTGTCATGTTTAGAAACATAACAATGAAGTATCCGAGTTATAATGGTCAACACAGGCTGCCGTCGCCCGTTTCTTTTCAATAGACCTGCCACTGGATATCCATACCCTCACTGCTGGAAAAccgacctttagtcccggttggatagggtCGTAGATGCTGAaaatccaaccggaactaactATTTGAGACAGACAAAAGGggttcctttagtcccggatcattcACCCGGGTCTAAagaccccttttagtcccggttggtattaccaaccacCCACCTCCGCCCGCCCTCACCTGCCACCACCTGCGCCCGCCAGCTTGCCCCGCCACCTTTGGCTGTccggcgccgctcccccgcACGCCACTGCCTTGCCCTAGCCCCACTGCCACtactcactgccagtgagggccGAGCaggggggaaggggaggggcagcagagggggaggggatgGGAGAGGAAggcagagaagagagggaggggagggggcggcggcggtgcaaaGAGGAGAgaggtggagagggaggagaggaggcacaAGTGGAGCGAGAGAGGAAGCGGTTGGAAGAAAGcagggagaggagaaggagagCGCTGCCTGCATGAGGATAAGGGAGGACGGGTGAGGataagataaggtggagagagaggggactGCGTGGAAAAGGTATTTTGTTCCGGTTAGagccaccaactgggactaaagacctcctttagtcctggttggcaACCGGGACTAGGTAattccaactaggactaaagcgggcctttagtcctgattggtgtttccaactaGGACAAAACTGTAACAACCCTAGGTTAACTAAACCTTATTTAAGCCTAAGTGAAGCTTTTAGCAACAAATTAACTGGGTCAAAGGTCAACTTTGGCCCCTAAGAGCTTAAAAAGTGATTAAGCCATAAGttaaatttttatataagaacctAAAattgtccaactaagagttgtataactcatattttctaacaacttttgtttttggcGTTTTGTTTGAATCTGACCAGAAGACTTtcaaaaacttgaaattttgaatcTATGTCAATTTAATAAAAACAGATGAAGTTCCAAAtttggagctctttatctaaaatttccaaaataaactcaagctgaactctatcaaaaagttttagagcttcaagTCCTTAACAACTTTAATTAAAGGAGTAAGGTCAAAATCTGCATAGAAAGTTTTCAAAACCCAGATTAAAGTTGGCCAAATTGGTCAACACAGCCCAAGACCTGCAAATCTAGACTAAGTCTGGAATCAGTTCAACCACGCATCTTGACATAAGCTTATCTCACAAAACTTGAACAGAATGCcagcaaaaccctttataaTAGTTTGAGGACTAAGTTTATACAACAATTTCATCTTTTAGACCCTGGTCAAATTCACctcagaagcttttcaaaattgggGCTCAAGTCAGCTAAAAACCTTGAAATCAGCCGAACTTTGTTCAAACTTTGGAGCTGTCTATCGTCAAATCTACTACGATtttgaactcggttcaattacaaaagttgacaatggatctgaggactacaacttttgcaaAGGGAGTAAATGCCGCGCAGTTCAAGTATCTGGTATTATTTGCGCTTGAAGGTCGGCCCGTCACCCTATCCCGCGAATCACGCTTGCTCCAGAGCGTGCCCAGCttgcgtgttggaggtatgccctagaggcaatcatagagatgatgatattccatttgtatccatgatttgtatattgtgttcattgaatatccattaaaggctacttgaattgatttgcaattatgtgaattgtatgtgaaactctttacttgtatggttattctaaagttgtccctagtcggagttcatgtgaggacacacatgaatattagactagcacatgtattagttgatgactatgtttcacaagtcatggacatggagatgttgaactaataatgtggacacatgtggagacatgtgttaggactgacccaacacgagaagtagttctctctttaaacaacatatatgctttgtccttagacctgagattgtcgcatgtattctagatgtggatcgacctacttaggggctatcaaacgctacgccgtaacagggtagttataaaggtagctttcgggtttgtcaagaagcatgctatgagacatggtcaatcaagatgggatttgcccctctctgattgagagtgatatctctgggcccctcgagtgatcggattcgaaaatgcatggccatgctacgtacggttaagagttaacctacaaagggattccgaatcacaggatcgagaaagagcagtcggcttgaagctagaccaaatatcgtgaggcaaagggaatagcatgtatattatgttgtgatggttcatctgatatgatcttcgtgtgcgtataggagttggcacatcttgctagaggccgctaccgactattgggccgagtaggagtactcgggccatgtctatacgtatccgaacccatagggtcacacacttaaggggctggaagcccaattcggatcagatacgagttggattaggtttagaagtactaatgggcctcggatccagaggcccatcaggaacctctataaatagaggggtgggggcgccctagggttgacgcacctttttggcgaaacacacctgccgcgcctcccacgccctcgcctgttgcaactcgcggatctagcaatccggcttgcgacgcttcctccctgcacgtgtggataccttggaggtgttgcgcctgcagcacttggacgagccgccgacgagccacgacgagtcgacgacgagccgcggcaccggaggtgatcttgctgcacgtggacgagctgctgaggagctgctggacgtgatcgactacgtacgactacgtgatcgtcttcactgcaccgatgcatatctacatcttccgcaccagtagtgcgtcgagtggtaatcccgtgatccttatacggcagttcttcctggttatacgcggtagaaattttgatttgcgctagtgtagcctacctcgtatcccaacagtggtatcaagagccgtagctgcttagttttggattcgggatgtgtgcatatggagatatgcgagttttctgtttgatctatgtcctggtctcgtgcccttgctgcaatggtagtgtaacgacatactcctaccggtcggtttccgccatcggagttaagtgatacacgtaaatccagttgcagtgagcgaagatcaatatgattggtcgaatcgagatccagggtcacacgccaggcgcattagatgtgcaatagtaggtgggatctactgccggggtcgggattttgccgtatgcgcatgcttcggtaaatcagccgtaactttttggtacgatctcggatcggggcgatttttatacgaaaattgatctacagaaaaagttacacatgaatttcaacgcTTTGTcgttttcggcgagattagatttcccaaattcggcttggaagatggagttttgggcctccgaagtttggaacgttaggacgcctaactctcttttgcaggatgtatgcatgtatcttgtgatcagtatggcccccttgtgtatgtgatgcatgtgtgtaactcattcgtgacctgcgtgtcgcgcgtacggcaacacagtaggagccatatgtgttgtcactttattgtatttaatggtctgcgtaccaatctgtgatgatccaagcaactatgtaatcttcattactagattccttactagctattaggcgtaatagcatgctctagttcttggaggactcatcaccaggtggatggcgcacatggaacatggagatggagatcaccatggtgaacaggttctatggagatggagatcaccatatgaaaacgggccatactgtgtcacaactgtgtcaATGCTATtgtgtttatgttttactttctgcatgctgtgacgttagaagtagaacgatccctcacaaagtttaagttagtatgccctcccaactaaaacttgcactgtcccatgtcttgtacaattagtggtgggtctatgaaattagggtgccactagttttccttgactagacgggtttgtgtcggacacttacacgcataagggttggtttgcttaacaaggttatcttaacggttaaggaccttggggcataaaggttgggcgccgagacatagagatgtcacccaacaacaggagtcatatgttgatatgattagcaaaagttgcttaccgatctacctcgtttgctagcggtgatgctaaagctcactagtggacttgttagttgtggatcctgaatcactaagtttgaatagagggatattgattttagtgggagtagattctgttaaaatagtttaatatgatttactctatcatggatacgtttgtcttagtgtattttgcattactttgttgtagattaaatggcacctagcagcactacaccgtttgctttgcgttcggtccttgagaaggacaagttgaatggaacaaattacttggattggattcgtaacctgagaattgttctcagggctgacaaaaaggaagatgttctagacaacccactaccagaagaacctgctgatgatgcacccgctgctgctaagaatgcttacaagaaagcatgtgatgctaacctcgaagtaagctgccttatgcttgcttgcatggaacccgagctgcagatgcagttcgaaacaaaccatgaggcgcacgatatgatcgtggcgcttagagacatgttcc from Setaria italica strain Yugu1 chromosome VII, Setaria_italica_v2.0, whole genome shotgun sequence includes the following:
- the LOC101759821 gene encoding uncharacterized protein LOC101759821, translated to MARGPLDLWNEWATQILVLLSLKLQVVLLLLAGIRRRQASRVLTFILWVAYQLADSTAIYALGHLFLSNAARDHQLVAFWAPFLLLHLGGPDNITAYALQDNELWLRHLLTLIVQVLGAAYVLYKHIAGNGSMIVLAAILMFTVGVVKYGERTWALRCGNMDSIRRALKQQTPPRHNHIHRHDQWLDEEELQVRRAHSQFHICKRAIVDSSDDIDSHDTAGTTELLGTANQETWYQERESHMWTMMEMELSLMYDILYTKAAVIHTWFGYCVRLVSPIVAASSLLLFHLSGKEGHSRVDVAVTYVLLAGALLLESISLLSALGSTWTFAFLYATSWTWLRYTFLCSGKWDQLRHAVVYLRRLVKMITGGRSSRSARRWSGAMGQYNMLHFCTRNRPTRSLFGMLAVMLGSKELWDKKHYSGTDQISDMIKKVVNKYIHRLHEMGRFNALGVLRKKWSQEALERWKLYERVREYIGVELQEGVIIWHIATDIFLACSAAERGLEEVKAVRAMSNYMMFLLVDRPEMLPGLAQTRLYERTCMNLVEIWENAEHPTPRHGGNTFTTLFRLRDDPNSYSRMEEIEKLASILRGRDPNFSNKAPRLSYATIIANILLEKETSSSLQLLLEVWTDILVYAGNRCSRESHAKKLNDGGELITILWLMIEHLHQASLDTQGKP